Part of the Micromonospora inyonensis genome, CCCGGCTGGCCTCGGTGAAAAGGCGACGAACGAGGCTCCCGCCCACAGCGGGGGCGAAGGTGTGGTGGCACCGCGAGGTTCCCGCTCGCCCGCACCTCCCTGGGGATCGCGTTGCGATTGATCGAGGAGGTAACCAGCGTGCAACGCATCCTTTCCGCCCAACTTCCCACCCACGTCGGCGCGACCGTCCGGATCGCCGGCTGGACCCACCGTCGCCGGCTGCTCAAGTCGGTGGCCTTCCTGATCGTCCGGGACGCCGCCGGGACGGCCCAGGTGGTGGTCACCGACCCGGCCGTGCGCGCGGCCGTCGAGGCGTTGACCGAGGAGACCGTCGTCGAGGTGGTCGGCACGGTCACCGCCAACCCGACGGCCCCCGCCGGGGTCGAGCTGACCGACCCGGCGGTACGACCACTCGGCCCACCGGCCGTACCGCCGCCGTTCGACCTGTTCCGGCCGACCCTGGGCGCGACCCTGCCGACGCAGCTCGACCACGCCCCGGTGGCCCTGCGCCACCCGCGTCGGTCGGCGGCGCTGCGCGTCGCGGCGGCGGCGGTCGCCGGCTTCCGGGCCACCCTGGACGCCCGGGGCTTCGTGGAGGTCCACACCCCGAAGATCGTCGGCTCGTCCACCGAGAGCGGGGCGAACGTCTTCGCCCTGGACTACTTCGGGCGGCCAGCCTACCTGGCCCAGTCGCCGCAGTTCTACAAGCAGCTCATGGTCGGCGTCCTCGAACGCGTCTACGAGGTCGGGCCGGTGTTCCGCGCCGAGCCGCACGACACCGCCCGGCACCTGGCCCAGTACACCTCGCTCGACGCCGAGCTGGGCTTCGTCACCGACCACCGGGACGTCATGACCGTGCTCCGGGACACCCTCGCCGGGCTCCTCGACACCGTCGCCGACCGGGCCGGGCCGGCGTTGACGCTGCTCGACGCGGCCGTCCCGCCGGTGCCGGCGGAGATCCCCGCCGTGCACTTCACCGAGGCGCTGGCCATCGCGGACGCCCCGGCCGACGAGCCCGACCTCGCCCCGGCGCACGAACGGGCACTGGGCGAGTGGGCCCGGCGTGAACACGGCTCCGACTTCCTCTTCGTCACCGGGTACCCGATGGCGAAACGCCCCTTCTACACCCACCCCGACCCGGCCCGCCCGGCCCACTCGAACGGGTTCGACCTGCTGTTCCGGGGCGTCGAGCTGGTTACCGGCGGGCAGCGGCTGCACCGGCACGCGGACTACCTGGCGGCGTTGGCCGAACGGGGCGAGCCGGTCGAGCCGTACGCGGACTACGTCGACGCGTTCCGGCACGGCATGCCGCCGCACGGCGGCTTCGCCATCGGCCTGGAACGCCTGGTCGCCCGCCTCGTCGGAGCGGCCAATGTCCGCGAGGTGACCGCCTTCCCCCGCGACCTGCACCGGCTGACGCCGTAGCCCTCGTGTACCGCACCGCCCCGGCCGCCCGCCACCGGTCCGGCGTGGTGTGCGGCGGGGTGGGGTGGAAGCAGGGGACCCCTGTTACCGGATTTTGGTGAGGAGGGGTCCCCTGCAACCACCCCGGGCGCACCGACGCGGCCCTGCGGCGGCCACGCGACGCAGCGCGGCAGCGGCAGCGGCGGTGGCAGCGGGAGTGGTAGCGGAAGCGGCACCGGCCGTGATGGCCGTGGTGGAGCGGGAGGAAGGGTGGGCTCAGCCGAGCAGGGTGGGCAGGTGCCGCTCGACCACCGGAAGCGCGTCGGCCACGGTGACCGGGCGGCCCAGCTCGGCGCTGAGCGAGGTGACCCCCGCGTCCCGGATACCGCACGGCACGATCCGGTCGAAGTACGTCAGGTCGCAGTCGCAGTTGAGCGAGAAGCCGTGCTGGGTGACGCCCCGGGAGACCCGGATGCCGATGGCCGCGACCTTGCGGGCCGGACCCCTGTCGTCGGCCGGCACCCAGACCCCGCTGCGTCCCTCCACCCGGTCGGCGGCCAGCCCGAGTTCGGCGCAGACGTCGATCAGCAGCTGCTCGGTCCGGCGTACGTAGGCGACCACGTCCACCGGGTCGGGCAGCCGCACGATCGGGTAGCCGACGAGCTGACCCGGCCCGTGCCAGGTGATCTTGCCGCCGCGGTCCACGTCGATCACCGGGGTGCCGTCCATCGGACGGTCCCAGGGCTCGGTGCGCTTGCCGGCGGTGTAGACGCTCGGGTGCTCCAGCAGCAGCACGGTGTCGGGGCTCGCCCCGGCCACCACCGCCTCGTGCAGCCGACGCTGCTCGTCCCAGGCAGCCTGGTAGTCGAGGGAACCCGCACGGACAGCGGTCAGGCCGGACGTCGTCGTGGTCACGTCGTCCAGCGTAGTACCGGCCGGACCCGCCGCCCCCGGTGAGCCGGCTCACCCGGCCCGCCGCGGTCGGGCCGGCGGGGCGTCCGGCTCGGGCTCACGCCGGTGGGATCTTCCACAGCCAGACGTCGCGGACCCGCTGGGGAGGACCGAGCAGCTCGGTGGCCGCCCGGCGCAGCGACTCCTCGTCGAGGTCGTACTTCGCGCCGTGCACCCGGTCGGCGAGGACCACGGCCTCGACCCGCCAGCGCCGCAGGTCCTCCCGGATCAGCTCCCGGGTGCCCTCGGTGACGATCGGCACCCGTCCGGTCCGTCCGGCCTGGTCCATCAGCGAGTCGAAGGTACGCGGCACCGGCCCGATCCGACCCCGCCCGTCCGGTCCGCCGGGGCCGAGGAAGAAGCCGGCCGGCAGGGCGAACTCCCCCTGCCGGTGGGACAGGGCGTACGCCTGCCAGCGCTGCCCGTCCGGGGTGACGTCCACGGTCAGCGGGATCGGGGTCAGCACGCCGCCGGGGGAGACGTGCTCGCGCCAGGTGCCGGTGGTGATGAAGTCCGGGATCGGCTCCCGGGCGACGGTCAGCAGCGGGGTGGGCACCAGCGGCAGCAGCGCCACGGCGTACCCGACCGCCCAGGCCAGCCCGGTCGACCGGTGCCGGGGTGGATCGGTGCGCAGCCGGTCGACGGTGTACGCCAGCAGCAGCCCGATCACCGGGGCGACCACCAGCGCCAACCGGGCGGGCAGCGCGGCGTTGATCACCGGTAGTCGGCCCAGCCACTCGAAGGGCAGCGTGACGCCCGTCCGCTCGCCGTCGACGACGGCCTGCGGCCCCCAGGAGAGCACGGTGAACACCACGGCGGTCACCCCGAGCGCGAGGAGGGTGGCCCGGCGGGCGGCGACGGCGTGTCGCCAGAGGAAGACGAAGCAGGCCAGGGCGAGCAGCAGCAACGGGATGCCGAAGAACGAGTTCTCCTCGGTCGGGTTCGGGGCCAGCGAGGTGCCGAGACCGGCCTCGCCCGCCACCGACCGGCGCGGGTACGCCAGGTACGCCGCCATGTCCTCGGAGTGGACCACCGGGTCGAACCCGGTGCCGTGGAACCGCTGCGGCCCGGCGAAGTGCAGCCAGAGCGGGTACGCCAGCAGCACCCCGGCGACCACGGCGGTGACCGCGGTGCCGCGCAGGAAGTCCGGCAGCGCGGCCCGGACCGTGGCCCGGTTCGCCGGGTGCGCCGCCCAGACGGCCAGGAAGACGGCGAGAGCGAGCGCGGTGAAGAACAGCCCCTCGGCGGCGATCGAGAACGCGACCGCTACCAGCACCCCGAAGATCACCCCGTTGCGCAGCCAGCGGCCCGGCTGACGGAGCGCGAACAGCCGCCAGACCAGCAGCGGCACCAGCCAGCCGGCGGTCCAGTTCAGGTGCGCGTTGGCGTGCGAGATCATGCCGGGGGAGAAGGCGATCACCAGTGCCCCGGCACCGGC contains:
- the aspS gene encoding aspartate--tRNA(Asn) ligase, translated to MQRILSAQLPTHVGATVRIAGWTHRRRLLKSVAFLIVRDAAGTAQVVVTDPAVRAAVEALTEETVVEVVGTVTANPTAPAGVELTDPAVRPLGPPAVPPPFDLFRPTLGATLPTQLDHAPVALRHPRRSAALRVAAAAVAGFRATLDARGFVEVHTPKIVGSSTESGANVFALDYFGRPAYLAQSPQFYKQLMVGVLERVYEVGPVFRAEPHDTARHLAQYTSLDAELGFVTDHRDVMTVLRDTLAGLLDTVADRAGPALTLLDAAVPPVPAEIPAVHFTEALAIADAPADEPDLAPAHERALGEWARREHGSDFLFVTGYPMAKRPFYTHPDPARPAHSNGFDLLFRGVELVTGGQRLHRHADYLAALAERGEPVEPYADYVDAFRHGMPPHGGFAIGLERLVARLVGAANVREVTAFPRDLHRLTP
- the lipB gene encoding lipoyl(octanoyl) transferase LipB; this encodes MTTTTSGLTAVRAGSLDYQAAWDEQRRLHEAVVAGASPDTVLLLEHPSVYTAGKRTEPWDRPMDGTPVIDVDRGGKITWHGPGQLVGYPIVRLPDPVDVVAYVRRTEQLLIDVCAELGLAADRVEGRSGVWVPADDRGPARKVAAIGIRVSRGVTQHGFSLNCDCDLTYFDRIVPCGIRDAGVTSLSAELGRPVTVADALPVVERHLPTLLG
- a CDS encoding DUF2079 domain-containing protein, which codes for MPTSPSLVTGPPAPSSAPTRSRRADLVMTLVALVLAVWVTSGLWWDPNGRAITVNSSDQALFEWLLAFGAHALTHGDNPLFTYLLNVPDGVNLAVNTSITVYAAVFAPLTYLIGPPATFLVILTLNLAATALAWYWLLSRHLVRTRLAAGAGALVIAFSPGMISHANAHLNWTAGWLVPLLVWRLFALRQPGRWLRNGVIFGVLVAVAFSIAAEGLFFTALALAVFLAVWAAHPANRATVRAALPDFLRGTAVTAVVAGVLLAYPLWLHFAGPQRFHGTGFDPVVHSEDMAAYLAYPRRSVAGEAGLGTSLAPNPTEENSFFGIPLLLLALACFVFLWRHAVAARRATLLALGVTAVVFTVLSWGPQAVVDGERTGVTLPFEWLGRLPVINAALPARLALVVAPVIGLLLAYTVDRLRTDPPRHRSTGLAWAVGYAVALLPLVPTPLLTVAREPIPDFITTGTWREHVSPGGVLTPIPLTVDVTPDGQRWQAYALSHRQGEFALPAGFFLGPGGPDGRGRIGPVPRTFDSLMDQAGRTGRVPIVTEGTRELIREDLRRWRVEAVVLADRVHGAKYDLDEESLRRAATELLGPPQRVRDVWLWKIPPA